The proteins below come from a single Drosophila busckii strain San Diego stock center, stock number 13000-0081.31 chromosome X, ASM1175060v1, whole genome shotgun sequence genomic window:
- the LOC108606568 gene encoding SET domain-containing protein SmydA-8 isoform X2, which yields MSQQLQQLTQVPQMSISASTQELAELIDAHLGALRPAAPAWRVADSPISGRGIFATRDIAAGEQLFQERTLLVGPTAHRGRNLKNCIHCYHSPSGKAADAAADDAAALCSAGCGLPVCGDCVASTRHALECQLFRKWQPKDGSRIDPRALRILSVVRCFFLSEPQRKLLYAMQANADRYYMREVERAAECFEHFPSDPDMLEYFYRTICAFNTNAFESRFHLAGAGDGAGQEIVARALFPLAGMLNHQCTPNAAHHFLDGETIVVTATERIAEGQEITMSYTKLLWSTLARKIFLAMTKHFMCQCPRCQDPTENGTYLSALFCREQGCKGLVIPVQTKTLQPDWRCLSCENVFPHAKMARYQDFALNTINNRINTCSVQDMIHFINEFCPRFCPPSNYVLIEAKLNVIWRMTRLGAEEYTPEEYAHKDRYREEILAILHKLGAGECTLKKLITEEIQ from the exons ATGtcgcagcagttgcagcaactgaCGCAAGTGCCGCAGATGAGCATTAGCGCCAGCACTCAGGAGCTGGCCGAGCTCATCGATGCACATTTGGGTGCACTGCGGCCAGCAGCGCCCGCCTGGCGTGTTGCCGACTCGCCCATTTCGGGGCGTGGCATATTTGCAACACGCGACATAGCCGCAGGCGAGCAGCTCTTCCAGGAGCGCACACTGCTCGTCGGTCCGACGGCGCATCGCGGGCGCAACTTGAAAAACTGCATACATTGCTATCATAGCCCAAGCGGCAAGGCTGCGGATGCGGCTGCGGATGATGCAGCCGCACTCTGCTCAGCCGGCTGTGGGCTGCCAGTTTGTGGCGACTGTGTCGCATCCACACGGCATGCGCTGGAGTGCCAGCTGTTTCGCAAGTGGCAGCCCAAGGACGGCAGCCGCATCGATCCGCGTGCGCTGCGCATCCTCAGCGTGGTGCGCTGCTTCTTCCTAAGCGAGCCGCAGCGCAAGCTGCTCTATGCCATGCAGGCCAATGCGGATCGCTATTATATGCGCGAGGTGGAGCGCGCCGCCGAGTGCTTCGAGCACTTTCCCAGCGATCCGGATATGCTCGAGTACTTCTATCGCACCATTTGCGCCTTCAATACGAACGCGTTCGAGAGTCGCTTCCATTTagctggcgctggcgatgGCGCTGGCCAGGAGATTGTCGCACGCGCTCTGTTCCCACTCGCCGGCATGCTCAACCATCAGTGCACACCCAATGCGGCGCATCACTTTCTGGATGGTGAAACGATTGTCGTGACTGCCACGGAGCGCATTGCCGAGGGCCAGGAGATTACCATGTCGTACACCAAGCTGCTCTGGTCCACGCTGGCGCGCAAAATATTTCTCGCCATGACCAAGCACTTCATGTGCCAATGCCCGCGCTGCCAGGATCCCACA GAGAATGGCACTTATTTGTCGGCGCTGTTTTGCCGGGAGCAGGGCTGCAAGGGTCTGGTCATTCCCGTGCAGACGAAGACACTGCAGCCGGACTGGCGTTGCCTCAGCTGCGAGAATGTCTTTCCCCATGCCAAGATGGCGCGGTATCAGGACTTTGCTCTGAATACGATAAACAATCGCATAAACACGTGCAGCGTCCAGGACATGATACACTTCATCAATGAGTTCTGCCCGCGCTTCTGTCCGCCGTCCAATTATGTACTGATCGAAGCCAAGTTAAATGTGATTTGGCGCATGACACGCCTGGGCGCCGAGGAGTACACGCCCGAGGAGTATGCCCACAAGGATCGTTATCGCGAGGAGATTCTAGCGATTCTACACAAGCTGGGCGCCGGTGAGTGTACGCTCAAGAAGCTCATCACGGAGGAGATCCAATGA
- the LOC108606568 gene encoding SET domain-containing protein SmydA-8 isoform X1 — MNTTATMLAHMAPSRNTTPEQLARLIDVHLGELREELPNWTLAPSPVAGRGVFATRPIAAGELIFRERALVVGPTARKGSQLNTCVCCHRLLSAKQFLCPHHCTLPVCGDCADSEAHQNECKHFQRWLPKDLSQECQDAVIAGTATATTTATATAADSTPADVVNPLSLRILTAVRVFYLSKEQRALVDAMQANAERGYRQEIIKAAQCFRKFPTTDKPFMDQLFRVVGVLNTNAFEAPCRVDGHESLLRGLFPLTAIMNHECTPNASHYFENGRLAVVRAARDIPQGGEITTTYTKILWSNLTRNIFLKMTKYFACNCDRCNDNTENGTYLSALFCREQGCKGLVIPVQTKTLQPDWRCLSCENVFPHAKMARYQDFALNTINNRINTCSVQDMIHFINEFCPRFCPPSNYVLIEAKLNVIWRMTRLGAEEYTPEEYAHKDRYREEILAILHKLGAGECTLKKLITEEIQ, encoded by the exons atgaaTACCACAGCCACTATGCTGGCCCACATGGCGCCCAGCCGGAACACAACGCCCGAGCAGCTGGCGCGCCTCATCGATGTGCACTTGGGTGAGCTGCGCGAGGAGCTGCCCAACTGGACGCTGGCCCCATCGCCGGTAGCCGGACGCGGCGTCTTTGCCACACGTCCCATTGCCGCCGGCGAGCTCATATTTCGCGAGCGTGCTCTCGTCGTGGGTCCCACCGCCCGCAAAGGATCCCAGCTGAACACATGCGTTTGCTGCCATCGCCTGTTGTCCGCCAAGCAGTTTCTCTGCCCGCATCACTGCACGCTGCCCGTTTGTGGCGACTGCGCCGACTCCGAGGCGCATCAGAATGAATGCAAGCACTTCCAGCGCTGGCTGCCCAAGGATCTGAGTCAGGAGTGTCAGGATGCAGTCATTGCTGGCACAGCTActgcaaccacaacagcaacagcaactgctgctgactcCACGCCGGCGGATGTGGTGAATCCGCTGTCGCTGCGCATACTCACGGCGGTGCGCGTGTTTTATCTCAGCAAGGAGCAGCGTGCGCTGGTGGATGCCATGCAGGCGAATGCGGAGCGTGGCTATCGCCAGGAGATCATCAAGGCGGCGCAATGCTTTCGCAAATTCCCCACCACGGACAAGCCCTTCATGGATCAGCTGTTCCGCGTGGTGGGCGTGCTCAATACAAATGCCTTCGAGGCGCCCTGCCGTGTCGATGGACACGAATCGCTGCTGCGTGGTCTCTTCCCGCTGACCGCCATTATGAACCACGAGTGCACGCCCAATGCCAGCCACTACTTTGAGAATGGCCGACTGGCGGTGGTGCGTGCCGCGCGAGATATACCCCAGGGTGGTGAGATTACCACCACATATACCAAGATACTGTGGAGCAATCTGACGCGCAACATATTCCTCAAGATGACCAAGTACTTTGCATGCAACTGCGATCGTTGCAACGACAATACA GAGAATGGCACTTATTTGTCGGCGCTGTTTTGCCGGGAGCAGGGCTGCAAGGGTCTGGTCATTCCCGTGCAGACGAAGACACTGCAGCCGGACTGGCGTTGCCTCAGCTGCGAGAATGTCTTTCCCCATGCCAAGATGGCGCGGTATCAGGACTTTGCTCTGAATACGATAAACAATCGCATAAACACGTGCAGCGTCCAGGACATGATACACTTCATCAATGAGTTCTGCCCGCGCTTCTGTCCGCCGTCCAATTATGTACTGATCGAAGCCAAGTTAAATGTGATTTGGCGCATGACACGCCTGGGCGCCGAGGAGTACACGCCCGAGGAGTATGCCCACAAGGATCGTTATCGCGAGGAGATTCTAGCGATTCTACACAAGCTGGGCGCCGGTGAGTGTACGCTCAAGAAGCTCATCACGGAGGAGATCCAATGA
- the LOC108606566 gene encoding vinculin, with protein sequence MPVFHTKTIESILEPVAQQVSRLVILHEEAEDGNAMPDLSRPVQVVSAAVANLVKVGRETINSSDDKILRQDMPSALHRVEGASQLLEEASDMLRADPYSGPARKKLIEGSRGILQGTSSLLLCFDESEVRKIIQECKRVLDYLAVAEVIGSMEELVQFLKDLSPCLSKVSREVGAREKELTHQVHAEILTRCLEQVKTLAPILICSMKVYIHIVEQQGKGAEEAAENRNYLAARMSDELQEIIRVLQLTTYDEDTSELDNLTVLKKLSNAISNKMELANEWLSNPYALRGGVGEKALRQVIENANEISERCLPQDSYPIRKLADEISAMANNLCELRQEGKGNSPQAQSLAGAIRGRLGELQALVRQAVLGVDKAGVQQTAHTIQGRLEQAVKWLQHPELNDGGLGERAINLIVEEGRKVAEGCPGHQKAEIMQLCDEVERLKRQAAGTGPAAKQAAKQLTAKLYELKAAIQNALVNRIVQDFMDVSTPLKQFTEAVMMPEGTPGREQNFNQKSNNLQAFSDRASKTSRMVAAGGACGNKKIAEILLSSAAQVDSLTPQLINAGRIRMNYPASKAADEHLQNLKQQYADTVLRMRTLCDQATDPADFIKTSEEHMKVYAKLCEDAIQARQPQKMVDNTSNIARLINRVLLVAKQEADNSEDPVFTERLNAAANSLERSLPAMVGDAKLVATNIADPAAAAAWKKSFQRLLGDVREVRDAIAPPQPPPLPTSLPPPIPELSALHLSNQQAERAPPRPPLPREGLAPVRPPPPETDDEDEGVFRTMPHANQPILIAARGLHQEVRQWSSKDNEIIAAAKRMAILMARLSELVLSDSRGSKRELIATAKKIAEASEDVTRLAKELARQCTDRRIRTNLLQVCERIPTIGTQLKILSTVKATMLGAQGSDEDREATEMLVGNAQNLMQSVKETVRAAEGASIKIRSDQTSNRLQWVRRQPWYQY encoded by the exons ATGCCCGTCTTTCACACAAAAACAATCGAGAGCATATTAGAGCCTGTCGCCCAACAG GTATCTCGCTTGGTTATCTTACACGAGGAGGCCGAGGATGGCAACGCAATGCCCGATCTCAGCCGGCCGGTGCAGGTGGTGTCGGCCGCAGTGGCGAATCTGGTGAAGGTTGGACGCGAGACGATCAACAGCTCGGACGATAAGATCTTGCGCCAGGACATGCCGTCGGCATTGCATCGCGTTGAGGGTGCCTCGCAGTTGCTGGAGGAGGCTTCGGATATGTTGCGGGCGGATCCCTACTCGGGACCGGCGCGCAAGAAGTTGATTGAGGGAAGCCGCGGCATACTGCAGGGCAcctcgtcgctgctgctctgcttcgATGAGAGCGAGGTGCGCAAGATCATACAGGAGTGCAAGCGGGTGCTGGACTATCTGGCGGTGGCCGAGGTGATCGGCAGCATGGAGGAGCTGGTGCAGTTCCTCAAGGATCTGTCCCCTTGCCTGAGCAAAGTGTCGCGCGAGGTGGGCGCCCGTGAGAAGGAGCTGACGCATCAGGTGCACGCCGAGATTCTGACGCGCTGTCTGGAGCAGGTCAAGACCCTCGCCCCCATACTCATCTGCAGCATGAAGGTCTACATACACATTGTGGAGCAGCAGGGCAAGGGCGCCGAGGAGGCCGCCGAGAATCGCAATTATCTGGCGGCGCGCATGAGCGATGAGCTCCAGGAGATCATACGCGTGCTCCAGCTGACCACCTACGACGAGGACACCAGCGAGCTGGACAATCTCACCGTGCTGAAGAAACTCTCCAATGCcatcagcaacaaaatggaGCTGGCCAATGAGTGGCTCTCCAATCCGTATGCGCTGCGCGGCGGCGTTGGCGAGAAGGCGCTGCGCCAGGTCATCGAGAATGCCAATGAGATTTCGGAGCGCTGCCTGCCACAGGACTCGTATCCCATACGCAAGCTGGCGGATGAGATCAGCGCCATGGCCAACAATCTCTGCGAGCTGCGCCAGGAGGGCAAGGGCAACTCGCCGCAGGCGCAGTCGCTGGCCGGCGCCATACGTGGCCGCCTGGGCGAGCTCCAGGCGCTGGTGCGTCAAGCTGTGCTCGGCGTGGACAAGGCGGGAGTGCAGCAGACGGCGCACACCATCCAGGGGCGGCTGGAGCAGGCGGTCAAGTGGCTGCAGCATCCGGAGCTCAACGACGGCGGCCTGGGCGAGCGCGCCATCAATCTCATTGTGGAGGAGGGCCGCAAGGTGGCCGAGGGCTGTCCCGGCCATCAAAAGGCCGAGATCATGCAGCTGTGTGATGAAGTGGAGCGTCTCAAGCGCCAAGCCGCCGGCACAGGACCAGCCGCCAAGCAGGCGGCCAAGCAGCTGACCGCGAAGCTCTACGAGCTCAAGGCGGCCATACAGAATGCGCTGGTCAATCGCATCGTGCAGGATTTCATGGACGTCAGCACGCCACTGAAGCAGTTCACCGAGGCGGTGATGATGCCCGAGGGCACGCCCGGACGCGAGCAGAACTTCAATCAGAAATCGAACAATCTGCAGGCGTTCAGCGATCGCGCCTCCAAGACCTCGCGCATGGTCGCCGCCGGTGGCGCCTGCGGCAACAAGAAGATTGCCGAGATCTTGCTCTCGTCGGCGGCCCAGGTGGACTCGCTGACGCCGCAGCTGATCAACGCGGGACGCATACGCATGAACTATCCGGCCAGCAAGGCGGCGGACGAGCATCTCCAGAATCTGAAGCAACAGTATGCGGACACGGTGCTGCGCATGCGCACGCTTTGCGACCAGGCCACCGATCCGGCGGACTTCATCAAGACCTCCGAGGAGCACATGAAGGTGTATGCCAAGCTCTGCGAGGACGCCATCCAAGCGCGCCAGCCGCAGAAGATGGTGGACAACACCTCGAACATTGCGCGCCTCATCAATCGCGTGCTGCTGGTGGCCAAACAGGAGGCGGACAACTCGGAGGATCCGGTGTTCACCGAGCGTCTCAATGCGGCCGCCAACAGTCTGGAGCGCTCGCTGCCCGCCATGGTGGGCGACGCCAAGCTGGTGGCCACCAACATAGCCGAtcccgccgccgctgccgcctgGAAGAAATCATTCCAGCGTCTGCTCGGCGATGTGCGCGAAGTGCGCGATGCCATTGCGCCACCACAGCCGCCACCACTGCCCACCTCACTGCCACCACCGATACCAGAGCTCAGCGCGCTGCACTTGTCCAATCAGCAAG CTGAGCGCGCgccgccacgcccaccacTGCCCAGGGAGGGACTGGCGCCAGTGCGTCCGCCACCACCAGAGACGGATGACGAGGACGAGGGCGTCTTCCGCACCATGCCGCACGCCAATCAACCCATATTG ATTGCAGCGCGTGGTCTGCACCAGGAGGTGCGCCAGTGGTCGTCCAAGGACAACGAGATCATTGCCGCTGCCAAGCGCATGGCCATATTGATGGCGCGCCTCAGCGAGCTGGTGCTCTCGGACTCGCGCGGCAGCAAGCGTGAGCTGATTGCCACGGCCAAGAAGATTGCCGAAGCCTCGGAGGATGTGACGCGGCTGGCCAAGGAGCTGGCGCGCCAGTGCACGGATCGTCGCATACGCACGAATTTGTTGCAAGTCTGCGAGCGCATTCCGACCATTGGCACCCAGCTCAAGATTCTGTCGACGGTCAAGGCGACCATGTTGGGCGCCCAAGGCTCCGATGAGGATCGCGAGGCGACCGAAATGCTGGTGGGCAATGCTCAGAATCTGATGCAGAGT GTCAAGGAGACAGTGCGCGCAGCTGAAGGCGCCAGCATCAAGATCAGATCCGATCAGACCAGCAATCGACTGCAATGGGTGCGCCGACAGCCCTGGTATCAGTACTAG
- the LOC108605416 gene encoding serine/threonine-protein kinase Tao has protein sequence MPSARPGSLKDPEIADLFNKHDPEKIFEDLREIGHGSFGAVYYARCNLNKEIVAIKKMSYTGKQSQEKWQDILKEIRFLRQLNHPNTIEYKGCYLRESTAWLVMEYCVGSASDIIEVHKKPLHEDEIAAICLGVLSGLSYLHSLGRIHRDIKAGNILLTDNGVVKLADFGSAAIKCPANSFVGTPYWMAPEVILAMDEGQYDGKVDVWSLGITCIELAERKPPYFNMNAMSALYHIAQNESPTLPNNDWSDTFCNFVDLCLKKMPVERPSSAKLLQHAYVTRPRSETVLLELIARTKSAVRELDNLNYRKMKKILMVDTCETESAVGENDDQQDDHAGGDSSKSNSITSEHSIHSVGVSAASSQSSSSNSIPAAAAQNHHHLGAHHYQQAAAVAAAMHHQRELQQQQQQQQQQQQQQQQQHMGNWSSAGQQQPPGAVSRNSSRHRNLPPLPNIMHSMNNNVTPTNSASVVPAPAPAPPLSVMLHMGTSGGVMGMGSGSTVGSSGGSPAGGDHRMPGIAPRYLSTPAGQAAVYAATSASSQQAISNAVNDHGPNNFATIRTTSIVTKQQKEHMQEEMHEQMSGYKRMRREHQATLLKLEEKCKQEMETHKSALDKEYDNLLHNFTRDLERLEAKHQQDVERRSKQTAAAEKKLHKEITLKQEGDRKVFDLNRKKEYKANKERWKRELSMDESTPKRQRDLTLQSQKDNLKQHEAQEEQRMLQGQKQYIDLEMRKFKRRRMNLLHELEDQLLRDELSKKQQQLEQAHGMLLKHHEKTQELEYRQQKSVHQLREEQINKQHDTELHNQKDYMDRIKKELLRKHALELRQQPKSLKQKELLIRKQFRETCKTQTKQYKRYKAQVLQTTPKEQQKEVIKQLKEEKHRKLTLLGEQYEQSIADMFQSQSYKLDESQVIECQRTNEQLEYELDMLTAYQNKNKKQAQEQRDRERRELENRVSVRRDLLETKMDGELQQFNVDRAERLRLKHEKHAKELEAFDNESIVLGFSTLSLNEVSRETYPDEEGSLSGSMISLAHSNSSTSFPAGSL, from the exons ATGCCATCGGCACGTCCTGGTAGTCTCAAAGATCCGGAAATAGCCGATCTATTCAACAAGCATGACCCGGAAAAGATCTTTGAGGATTTGCGTGAAATTGGCCATGGCTCCTTCGGTGCCGTCTACTATGCGCGCTGCAATCTCAACAAGGAGATTGTGGCCATCAAAAAGATGTCCTATACGGGCAAGCAGAGTCAGGAGAAATGGCAGGACATACTCAAGGAAATAcg CTTCTTACGTCAATTGAATCATCCCAACACTATTGAATATAAGGGATGCTATCTGCGTGAATCCACCGCCTGGCTGGTCATGGAGTATTGCGTCGGCTCCGCCTCGGACATCATTGAGGTGCACAAGAAGCCTCTGCATGAGGATGAGATCGCCGCCATTTGTCTGGGCGTGCTCAGCGGCTTGAGCTATTTGCATTCGCTGGGACGCATCCATCGCGACATCAAAGCCGGCAACATACTGCTGACGGACAATGGCGTTGTGAAGTTGGCCGACTTTGGCAGTGCGGCCATCAAGTGTCCGGCGAATAGCTTTGTCGGCACACCCTATTGGATGGCGCCCGAGGTTATACTGGCCATGGATGAGGGACAGTACGATGGCAAGGTGGATGTCTGGTCGCTGGGCATCACCTGCATTGAGCTGGCCGAACGCAAGCCTCCCTACTTCAATATGAACGCCATGTCCGCATTGTATCACATTGCCCAGAATGAATCGCCCACGTTGCCG AACAACGACTGGTCGGATACGTTTTGCAATTTTGTGGATCTCTGCCTGAAGAAGATGCCCGTAGAGCGTCCCTCATCCGCCAAACTCCTGCAGCATGCCTATGTGACGCGACCGCGCTCGGAGACGGTGCTGCTGGAGCTGATTGCACGCACCAAGTCGGCGGTACGCGAGCTAGACAATCTCAATTATCGCAAAATGAAGAAGATACTCATGGTGGACACCTGCGAGACGGAAAGCGCCGTCGGCGAAAATGATGATCAGCAGGATGATCATGCCGGCGGCGATAGCAGCAAGAGCAATAGTATTACTTCCGAGCACTCCATACACTCGGTGGGCGTCTCAGCGGCCAGTAGTCAGAGCTCCTCATCAAATTCCataccagctgctgctgcacagaatcatcatcatcttggTGCGCATCATTACCAGCAGGCTGCCGCCGTTGCAGCGGCCATGCATCATCAACGCGAActccaacaacagcagcagcagcaacaacagcaacaacaacagcagcagcagcaacatatggGCAATTGGTCCAGTGctggtcagcagcagccgcccgGCGCCGTCTCGCGCAATTCGTCGCGACATCGCAATCTGCCGCCATTACCCAACATAATGCACAGCATGAACAACAATGTGACGCCCACAAATTCAGCTTCGGTCGTGCCCGCACCGGCGCCAGCGCCGCCGCTCTCTGTAATGCTGCACATGGGCACCAGTGGCGGAGTCATGGGCATGGGTTCTGGCAGCACTgtgggcagcagcggcggctcaCCAGCGGGCGGGGATCATCGCATGCCAGGCATTGCGCCGCGTTATCTTTCGACGCCAGCAGGACAGGCAGCGGTTTATGCTGCGACGTCGGCTTCCTCCCAACAGGCCATCTCCAATGCAGTCAACGATCATGGACCCAACAATTTTGCCACCATTCGCACCACCAGCATTGTGACCAAACAGCAAAAGGAGCACATGCAG GAGGAGATGCATGAACAAATGTCCGGCTACAAGCGCATGCGAAGAGAGCACCAGGCCACGCTGCTGAAGCTGGAGGAGAAGTGCAAGCAGGAAATGGAAACGCACAAATCGGCACTGGACAAGGAATACGATAATCTGTTGCATAACTTCACCAGAGATCTAGAACGTCTAGAG GCCAAGCATCAGCAGGACGTGGAGCGACGCTCAAAGCAGACGGCAGCGGCTGAGAAAAAACTACACAAAGAGATTACTTTGAAGCAGGAGGGCGATCGCAAGGTTTTCGATTTGAACCGCAAAAAGGAGTACAAGGCAAACAAGGAGCGCTGGAAACGTGAGCTCTCGATGGATGAGTCAACGCCAAAGCGGCAGCGTGATCTAACACTGCAATCACAAAAGgataatttaaagcagcatGAGGCCCAGGAGGAGCAGCGCATGCTGCAGGGCCAAAAGCAATATATTGACCTCGAGATGCGCAAATTTAAGCGAAGACGCATGAATCTGCTGCACGAGCTAGAGGATCAGCTGCTGCGTGAT GAGCtgagcaaaaagcaacagcagcttgagcaGGCACATGGCATGTTGTTGAAGCATCATGAAAAGACACAAGAGCTGGAATATCGCCAGCAGAAGAGCGTGCATCAGTTACGCGAGGAGCAG ATAAACAAGCAACACGATACGGAGTTGCACAATCAAAAAGACTACATGGATCGCATTAAGAAGGAGCTGCTGCGCAAGCATGCGCTTGAGCTAAGACAGCAGCCCAAGAGCCTTAAG CAAAAGGAGCTGCTGATACGCAAACAGTTTCGGGAGACTTGCAAAACGCAGACGAAGCAATATAAACGCTACAAGGCGCAAGTGCTGCAGACGACACccaaagagcaacaaaaggaGGTGATCAAGCAGCTCAAGGAGGAGAAACATCGCAAGCTGACGCTCTTGGGCGAACAG TATGAACAAAGCATTGCTGATATGTTCCAAAGTCAAAGCTATAAACTGGACGAGAGTCAAGTGATCGAGTGCCAACGTACCAATGAGCAATTGGAATACGAACTGGATATGCTCACAGCCTATcagaacaagaacaagaagcAGGCGCAGGAGCAGCGCGATCGTGAGCGTCGTGAGCTAGAGAATCGCGTCAGTGTGAGGCGCGATCTCCTCGAGACTAAG ATGGATGGCgagttgcagcaatttaatgtgGATCGTGCCGAGAGGCTGCGTCTTAAGCACGAGAAGCATGCTAAAGAATTGGAAGCGTTTGATAATGAATCCATAGTCTTAGGTTTCAG CACTTTATCACTAAATGAGGTATCACGCGAGACCTATCCGGATGAGGAGGGCAGCTTGTCTGGTTCCATGATTAGTTTAGCTCATAGCAATAGTTCAACAAGTTTTCCGGCTGGTTCGCTATAG
- the LOC108605424 gene encoding vacuolar protein sorting-associated protein 33A: MFPHLKSARVNLQLLQEAACRQLVQQLTLIEGSKVIVLDDAMIGPLGLITKPKLFSDRGIRLLPLKPEIRVPKEIRNIIYILRPQVSLMETLVTQVKANMLNGRQFHLYFVPRLSCLCIKQLENKDVLTAFGRIDELPWNFFPLEYDVVSMEMPHSYREVTIEGDFSCLFQAATGLVQLQRLYGRIPKIYGKGVQAQLVWEKAKQLAIDEKTLYNADRGAIDQLILLDRGIDLMSTLATQLTYEGLIDEFYGIRQNQLSLPGEHFSSYNAADMANDYGTGVQERLLATSDRKLIMLHSGEHLYSELRNRNFNEVRNVLARKVREIQLHMSVSREDQSVQEIKVLVERLPQLMKLKEATSVHTTIAELIDRQIKVDSFGEDLVAEQDYMNCEDIDRPSAYIDDLIARRTDLRTVLRLICMQCAAGSGFKERVLTHYKRELVHVYGLEVLLTLRHLEKAGLIRLQTESRAYAVLRKTLRLTLEGNPEINPTDISYVHSFYAPLTARLVEHSLRPLGWQTLKSQITNLPGPTFEDFQVQLIGIGGRHAAAAGSKGDGYMLHSRRVVLVFIVGGITFAEIAALRFLAAQEDNNVEFLIASTKIINKHTFLDSLMSS; encoded by the exons ATGTTTCCCCACTTGAAGAGTGCACGAGTGAACCTGCAACTCCTGCAGGAGGCTGCTTGTCGCCAGCTTGTACAACAACTGACCTTGATTGAAGGCTCCAAGGTTATTGTTTTAGATGACGCAATGATCGGTCCTTTGGGTCTAATAACTAAGCCCAAGCTATTTTCGGATCGCGGCATACGTCTTTTGCCGCTAAAACCGGAGATTCGCGTACCCAAGGAGATacgcaatattatttatatactgcGCCCACAGGTGTCCCTGATGGAGACTCTTGTGACGCAGGTAAAAGCTAACATGTTGAATGGCCGtcaatttcatttgtatttcgTACCGCGGCTCTCGTGCTTGTGCATCAAGCAACTTGAGAATAAGGATGTGCTTACCGCATTTGGGCGCATCGATGAGCTCCCTTGGAATTTTTTTCCGCTTGAGTACGATGTAGTGAGCATGGAAATGCCGCACTCCTATCGCGAGGTGACCATTGAAGGCGATTTCAGCTGCCTGTTCCAGGCAGCTACTGGGTTGGTTCAACTGCAGCGTCTATACGGGCGCATACCGAAGATCTATGGCAAGGGTGTGCAGGCACAACTGGTCTGGGAGAAGGCCAAGCAGCTGGCTATTGACGAGAAGACGCTCTACAATGCCGACAGGGGCGCTATAGATCAGCTCATTCTGTTGGATCGTGGCATAGATCTGATGTCAACGCTGGCCACTCAGCTAACATACGAGGGTCTTATCGATGAGTTCTACGGCATACGTCAGAACCAATTGTCGCTACCGGGGGAGCACTTCTCCTCCTATAATGCAGCCGACATGGCCAATGATTATGGCACTGGCGTACAGGAGCGCTTGCTGGCCACCTCGGATCGCAAGCTCATCATGCTGCATTCGGGCGAGCATTTGTATTCGGAGCTGCGCAACAGGAACTTCAATGAGGTACGCAATGTGTTGGCTCGCAAAGTGCGTGAGATTCAGTTGCACATGAGCGTCAGCCGCGAGGATCAGTCAGTGCAGGAGATCAAGGTCTTGGTAGAGCGCTTGCCGCAGCTGATGAAGCTTAAGGAAGCAACCTCGGTGCATACCACCATTGCCGAGCTTATCGATCGCCAGATCAAGGTCGACTCCTTCGGTGAAGATTTGGTCGCCGAGCAGGACTATATGAACTGCGAGGACATTGACAGGCCCAGCGCGTACATTGATGATTTAATCGCGCGTCGCACAGACTTGCGCACTGTGCTGCGTCTGATTTGCATGCAGTGCGCTGCCGGGTCAGGCTTCAAGGAGCGCGTGCTCACCCATTACAAGCGTGAGCTTGTCCACGTCTATGGGCTGGAAGTGCTGCTGACCTTGCGCCATCTGGAAAAGGCCGGGCTAATTCGCTTGCAAACCGAGTCCCGTGCTTATGCTGTCTTACGCAAG ACATTGCGTCTAACGCTTGAAGGGAATCCTGAGATCAATCCGACGGACATCAGCTATGTGCATAGCTTCTATGCTCCGTTAACTGCACGTTTGGTGGAGCACTCGCTCCGTCCATTGGGTTGGCAAACGCTCAAGAGTCAGATTACCAATCTACCGGGTCCGACTTTCGAGGATTTCCAGGTGCAGTTGATTGGCATAGGTGGTCgtcatgcagcagctgctggctctAAAGGGGATGGCTATATGTTGCATTCGCGTCGTGTGGTCCTGGTTTTCATTGTAGGTGGGATAACTTTTGCCGAAATTGCAGCGCTGCGCTTCTTGGCCGCTCAGGAGGACAACAATGTGGAGTTTTTGATTGCCTCTACCAAGATAATCAATAAGCACACATTCCTCGACAGTTTGATGAGCTCTTGA